In the Constrictibacter sp. MBR-5 genome, one interval contains:
- a CDS encoding chorismate mutase, giving the protein MPPSEPTLDELRREIDRIDAAMHDLLMQRTAVVEEVGRAKARENPAGAGSRPQFFRPGREALVLRSLIERHTGRFPVASLVRIWREIMTGQLRVQTEIAVAVYAPPGRGDYWDMARDHYGAGATYTPYHRAQQVVAAVRGGTAGIGVLPMPQDDDGEPWWAAVATDDTNAPSIVARIPILDVTGQPGGALLLANVDPERTGDDRAYLAVESAGEASVGSLVAELRAVGLTVRPLVAEAVKGPGGNLHLFEAEEMVLRDDPRLARVTDRGRLPITRAFSLGGYAMPIGSTMSRETAVA; this is encoded by the coding sequence ATGCCGCCATCCGAACCGACGCTCGACGAACTCCGACGCGAGATCGACAGGATCGACGCGGCCATGCACGACCTGCTGATGCAGCGCACCGCCGTGGTCGAGGAAGTCGGCCGCGCGAAGGCGCGGGAGAATCCCGCCGGTGCCGGTTCGCGGCCGCAGTTCTTCCGTCCGGGCCGAGAGGCTCTCGTGCTGCGCAGCCTTATCGAGCGCCACACCGGCCGCTTCCCTGTGGCCTCCCTCGTGCGCATCTGGCGCGAGATCATGACGGGCCAGCTGCGCGTCCAGACGGAGATCGCCGTCGCCGTCTATGCGCCGCCGGGCCGCGGCGATTACTGGGACATGGCGCGCGATCATTACGGTGCGGGCGCTACCTATACGCCGTATCACCGCGCGCAGCAGGTCGTCGCGGCCGTCCGCGGCGGCACCGCCGGCATCGGCGTGCTGCCTATGCCGCAGGACGACGACGGCGAGCCGTGGTGGGCCGCCGTGGCCACCGACGACACCAACGCCCCCAGCATCGTTGCGCGCATCCCCATCCTGGACGTCACCGGCCAGCCCGGCGGCGCGCTCCTTCTGGCGAACGTCGATCCCGAGCGCACCGGCGACGATCGGGCCTATCTCGCGGTCGAATCCGCCGGTGAGGCGAGCGTCGGCAGCCTGGTCGCCGAGCTGCGGGCTGTCGGCCTGACGGTGCGTCCGCTCGTGGCCGAGGCGGTGAAGGGACCCGGCGGAAACCTGCATCTGTTCGAGGCCGAGGAGATGGTCCTGCGCGACGACCCGCGTCTGGCGCGCGTCACGGATCGCGGGCGTCTGCCGATTACCCGGGCCTTCTCGCTCGGCGGTTATGCGATGCCGATCGGCTCCACGATGTCCCGCGAAACGGCGGTCGCCTGA
- the hisC gene encoding histidinol-phosphate transaminase, protein MSELKPRPGIMDIAAYVGGESSIAGHARVIKLSSNENPLGPSPRAIEAFKALADKLHEYPDGGSTKLREAIAHRYGLDAARIVCGGGSDELLSLLARGYAGPGDEVIYTEHGFLMYPIVTKSVGATPVVVKETNLTADIDAILEAVTPRTRIVFLANPNNPTGTYVPAEEVERLRASLPAGVLLVIDAAYAEYVTRNDYEPGVRLVEANDNVVMTRTFSKIYGLAALRLGWAYCPPGVADVLNRIRGPFNVNAAALAAGAAAMADVAHVDAARAHNERWLAWTAAELEALGLKTTPAVGNFVLVRFPSSERAEAALAFLNGRGIIPRRVAGYGLPDCLRITIGSEDDMRAVVAAVADFLR, encoded by the coding sequence ATGTCCGAACTGAAGCCCCGTCCTGGCATCATGGACATCGCCGCCTATGTCGGCGGCGAATCCTCGATCGCGGGTCATGCCCGCGTCATCAAGCTCTCGTCGAACGAGAATCCGCTCGGCCCCAGCCCGCGGGCGATCGAAGCCTTCAAGGCGCTCGCCGACAAGCTGCACGAGTATCCCGACGGCGGCTCCACCAAGCTCCGCGAGGCGATCGCGCATCGTTACGGCCTCGATGCCGCCCGCATCGTCTGCGGCGGCGGGTCGGACGAACTGCTGTCGCTTCTGGCCCGCGGCTATGCCGGTCCGGGCGACGAGGTGATCTACACCGAGCACGGCTTCCTGATGTACCCGATCGTCACCAAGTCGGTCGGGGCGACGCCCGTGGTGGTCAAGGAAACCAACCTGACCGCCGACATCGATGCGATCCTCGAGGCGGTGACGCCGCGGACGCGCATCGTGTTCCTGGCCAACCCGAACAACCCGACCGGAACCTACGTTCCGGCAGAGGAGGTGGAGCGGCTACGCGCCTCGCTCCCGGCGGGCGTCCTGCTGGTCATCGACGCCGCCTATGCCGAGTACGTCACGCGCAACGACTACGAGCCCGGCGTGCGGCTGGTCGAGGCGAACGACAACGTCGTGATGACGCGGACCTTCTCCAAGATCTACGGCCTCGCGGCGCTACGCCTCGGCTGGGCCTACTGCCCGCCCGGGGTCGCCGACGTCCTGAACCGGATTCGCGGACCGTTCAACGTCAACGCGGCCGCGCTGGCGGCGGGTGCGGCGGCGATGGCCGACGTGGCCCATGTCGATGCCGCGCGCGCGCACAACGAGCGCTGGCTGGCCTGGACGGCCGCCGAACTCGAGGCGCTCGGCCTGAAGACGACGCCCGCCGTGGGCAACTTCGTCCTCGTGCGCTTCCCGTCGTCGGAGCGGGCAGAGGCGGCGCTCGCCTTCCTCAACGGACGGGGTATCATTCCGCGTCGCGTCGCGGGCTACGGGCTGCCGGATTGCCTGCGCATCACGATCGGCAGCGAGGACGACATGCGCGCCGTCGTGGCGGCGGTCGCGGATTTCCTGCGCTGA
- a CDS encoding prephenate/arogenate dehydrogenase family protein encodes MADKPVFDRIALIGIGLIGSSLARAIRRGGLAGHVVACDSSEEVLASVERLGFADSTTSSVPEAVRGADLVVVCTPVGTFADIGAAMRPALSPGAIVSDTGSVKQCVVRDLGPCIPEGVHFVPGHPIAGTEHSGPEAGFAELFDGRWCILTPPPGTDRAAVDRLSELWRACGAMIEVMDPGHHDQVLAVTSHLPHLIAFTIVGTASDLGEHLQQEVVQFAASGFRDFTRIAASDPIMWRDIFLNNRDALLEVSQRMQEDLARLQRAIRWGEGEEIEQRIRRTREIRRRLIDAKQA; translated from the coding sequence ATGGCGGACAAACCAGTTTTCGACCGTATCGCACTGATCGGCATCGGCCTGATCGGCTCCTCGCTGGCGCGGGCGATCCGGCGCGGCGGCCTGGCCGGTCACGTGGTCGCCTGCGACAGCAGCGAGGAGGTCCTCGCGTCGGTGGAACGGCTGGGCTTCGCCGACAGCACGACGTCGTCGGTGCCCGAGGCGGTACGCGGCGCCGATCTGGTCGTCGTCTGCACGCCGGTCGGCACCTTCGCCGACATCGGCGCTGCGATGCGGCCGGCCCTTTCGCCCGGTGCCATCGTCAGCGACACTGGGTCGGTCAAGCAGTGCGTCGTGCGCGACCTGGGACCGTGCATCCCGGAGGGCGTGCACTTCGTCCCCGGCCATCCGATCGCCGGCACCGAGCATTCGGGCCCGGAAGCGGGCTTCGCCGAACTGTTCGACGGCCGCTGGTGCATCCTGACGCCGCCGCCGGGCACGGATAGGGCTGCGGTCGACCGGCTGTCGGAGCTGTGGCGTGCCTGCGGCGCGATGATCGAGGTGATGGATCCCGGCCATCACGACCAGGTCCTGGCCGTCACCTCGCACCTGCCGCACCTGATCGCCTTCACGATCGTCGGAACGGCCTCCGACCTGGGCGAGCACCTGCAGCAGGAAGTGGTGCAGTTCGCGGCGAGCGGCTTTCGCGACTTCACGCGGATCGCGGCGTCGGACCCGATCATGTGGCGCGACATCTTCCTGAACAATCGCGACGCGCTGCTCGAAGTGAGCCAGCGCATGCAGGAGGATCTGGCCCGTCTCCAGCGCGCCATTCGCTGGGGCGAGGGCGAGGAGATCGAGCAGCGGATCCGCCGCACGCGCGAGATTCGGCGCAGGCTGATCGACGCCAAGCAGGCCTGA
- the glyA gene encoding serine hydroxymethyltransferase, with product MSLASKAAPQQRNGFFDDRLSDSDPELFGSVRDELRRQQEQIELIASENIVSRAVLDAQGSVLTNKYAEGYPGRRYYGGCEFVDVAERLAIERARQLFGCAFANVQPHSGAQANQGVMLALVQPGDTILGMSLAAGGHLTHGAAPNLSGKWFKPVQYGVRRQDGLIDYEEVERLARENKPKLIIAGGSAYPRIIDFARFRAIADEVGAFFMVDMAHFAGLVAAGVYPSPLPHAHVVTTTTHKTLRGPRGGMILSNDEEIGKKINSAMFPGLQGGPLMHVIAAKAVAFGEALRPEFVDYAKQVVANANALAETLMGRGLDIVSGGTDSHLMLVDLRPMKLTGKVAEAALERARITCNKNAIPFDPEKPAITSGLRLGTPAATTRGFGTAEFREVGELIADVFDGVRANPDDNSAVEREVGDKVLALCGRFPIYAGL from the coding sequence ATGTCGCTCGCCAGCAAGGCCGCCCCGCAGCAGCGGAACGGTTTCTTCGACGACCGCCTCTCCGACAGCGACCCCGAGCTGTTCGGCTCCGTCCGCGACGAACTCCGTCGCCAGCAGGAGCAGATCGAGCTGATCGCCTCCGAGAACATCGTGTCTCGCGCGGTGCTGGACGCCCAGGGATCGGTCCTGACGAACAAATACGCCGAGGGCTATCCGGGACGGCGCTACTACGGCGGCTGCGAGTTCGTCGACGTCGCGGAGCGTCTCGCCATCGAGCGGGCGCGCCAGCTCTTCGGCTGCGCCTTCGCCAACGTGCAGCCCCATTCGGGCGCGCAGGCGAACCAGGGCGTGATGCTCGCGCTCGTGCAGCCCGGCGACACCATCCTGGGCATGTCGCTCGCCGCCGGCGGCCACCTCACGCACGGCGCGGCCCCGAACCTCTCGGGCAAGTGGTTCAAGCCGGTCCAGTACGGCGTGCGCCGCCAGGACGGGCTGATCGACTACGAGGAGGTCGAGCGCCTCGCCCGCGAGAACAAGCCGAAGCTCATCATCGCCGGTGGTTCCGCCTATCCGCGCATCATCGACTTCGCCCGTTTCCGCGCGATCGCGGACGAGGTCGGCGCCTTCTTCATGGTGGACATGGCGCACTTCGCCGGCCTCGTCGCCGCAGGCGTCTACCCTAGCCCGCTGCCGCACGCGCATGTGGTGACGACGACGACGCACAAGACGCTGCGCGGGCCGCGCGGCGGCATGATCCTCTCCAACGACGAGGAGATCGGCAAGAAGATCAACTCGGCGATGTTCCCGGGCCTGCAGGGCGGCCCGCTGATGCACGTCATCGCCGCGAAGGCGGTCGCCTTCGGCGAGGCGCTGCGCCCGGAGTTCGTCGACTATGCCAAGCAGGTGGTGGCGAACGCCAACGCGCTCGCCGAGACGCTGATGGGGCGCGGGCTCGACATCGTGTCCGGTGGCACCGATTCGCACCTGATGCTCGTCGACCTGCGGCCGATGAAGCTGACCGGCAAGGTGGCCGAGGCGGCGCTGGAGCGGGCGCGCATCACCTGCAACAAGAATGCGATCCCCTTCGACCCCGAGAAGCCGGCGATCACCTCCGGGCTCCGCCTCGGCACGCCGGCGGCGACGACGCGCGGCTTCGGCACCGCCGAGTTTCGCGAGGTCGGCGAACTGATCGCCGACGTCTTCGACGGCGTCCGGGCCAATCCCGACGACAACAGTGCGGTCGAGCGCGAGGTCGGGGACAAGGTTCTGGCGCTCTGCGGGCGCTTCCCGATCTACGCCGGATTGTGA
- the nrdR gene encoding transcriptional regulator NrdR, with translation MRCPFCQHDDTQVKDSRPTEDNTAIRRRRFCPGCGARFTTFERVYLRELMVVKSNGQREPFNRDKLERSMRVALRKRPVEDERVERVISSLVRQLETSGETEIPAKKIGEGVMAALSTLDPVAYVRFASVYRNFREAKDFEDFVGTIGAPGD, from the coding sequence ATGCGCTGTCCGTTCTGCCAGCACGACGACACCCAGGTGAAGGACTCGCGTCCGACCGAGGACAACACGGCCATCAGACGCCGTCGCTTCTGTCCGGGTTGCGGCGCGCGCTTCACCACCTTCGAGCGCGTCTATCTGCGCGAGTTGATGGTCGTGAAGTCGAACGGCCAGCGCGAACCCTTCAACCGCGACAAGCTGGAGCGGTCGATGCGGGTGGCGTTGCGCAAGCGGCCGGTCGAGGACGAACGCGTCGAACGGGTCATCAGCAGCCTCGTCCGCCAACTCGAGACGTCGGGCGAGACGGAGATACCGGCGAAGAAGATCGGCGAGGGGGTGATGGCGGCGCTGTCCACTCTCGATCCGGTAGCCTATGTGCGGTTCGCGTCGGTCTACCGGAATTTCCGCGAAGCGAAGGATTTCGAGGATTTCGTCGGCACGATCGGTGCCCCGGGCGACTGA
- the ribD gene encoding bifunctional diaminohydroxyphosphoribosylaminopyrimidine deaminase/5-amino-6-(5-phosphoribosylamino)uracil reductase RibD yields the protein MDARFMDAALGLAQRGLGRVWPNPSVGCVLVAGGRVVGRGWTQPGGRPHGETEALRRAGEAARGATAYVSLEPCNHWGKTPPCTEALIGAGVSRAVVALEDPDPRVSGGGLARLRAAGIDVVTGVGASVAAETNAGFFLRIREGRPLVALKTATTLDGRIATASGESRWITGEAARARAHALRATYDAVLVGSETAVVDDPDLTCRLPGLEDRSPVRVVLDSGLRIPLTARVVRTATDVPTWIVCRADADPARAAALESAGVRLVRVAEVGAGGRPDLAAALGALGALGLTRVLVEGGGIIGAALLSAGLVDRLYWFRAAMVIGGDGRPVSGPLGLGSLAAAPRFRRLAVETVGDDALETFARQG from the coding sequence ATGGACGCCCGTTTCATGGACGCGGCGCTGGGGCTGGCCCAGCGCGGGCTCGGCAGGGTCTGGCCCAATCCGTCCGTCGGCTGCGTGCTGGTGGCCGGCGGCCGGGTCGTCGGGCGCGGCTGGACGCAGCCGGGCGGGCGACCGCACGGCGAGACCGAGGCCCTCCGCCGTGCGGGCGAGGCGGCGCGCGGCGCCACCGCCTATGTCTCGCTCGAGCCATGCAATCACTGGGGCAAGACGCCGCCCTGTACCGAGGCGCTGATCGGCGCCGGCGTGTCCCGCGCCGTCGTCGCCCTGGAGGATCCCGATCCCCGCGTCAGCGGCGGGGGACTCGCGCGCCTGCGTGCGGCCGGCATCGACGTGGTGACCGGGGTCGGCGCTTCGGTGGCTGCCGAGACCAACGCGGGTTTCTTCCTGCGCATCCGGGAGGGCCGGCCACTGGTCGCGCTGAAGACGGCCACGACCCTCGACGGCCGCATCGCCACCGCTTCGGGCGAAAGCCGCTGGATCACCGGCGAGGCGGCGCGTGCCCGCGCGCATGCGCTGCGCGCCACCTATGACGCCGTCCTGGTCGGCAGCGAGACCGCGGTCGTCGACGATCCCGACCTGACATGCCGCCTTCCGGGGCTCGAGGACCGGTCGCCCGTGCGGGTGGTCCTCGACAGCGGGCTCCGCATTCCGCTCACGGCCAGGGTCGTGCGGACCGCGACGGACGTGCCGACCTGGATCGTCTGCCGCGCAGATGCGGATCCGGCGCGCGCCGCTGCACTGGAATCCGCCGGTGTGCGGCTCGTGCGGGTCGCCGAAGTCGGTGCGGGCGGACGGCCCGATCTCGCCGCCGCACTCGGCGCACTCGGTGCGCTCGGTCTGACCCGCGTCCTCGTCGAGGGAGGCGGCATCATCGGTGCCGCCCTTCTTTCCGCAGGACTCGTCGACCGGCTATACTGGTTTCGCGCAGCCATGGTGATCGGTGGCGACGGTCGCCCCGTATCGGGACCATTGGGTTTGGGATCGCTCGCCGCGGCGCCGCGGTTCCGGCGCCTCGCCGTCGAGACCGTCGGCGATGACGCCCTGGAAACCTTCGCGCGGCAAGGCTAG
- a CDS encoding riboflavin synthase, which translates to MFTGIITDVGHVRTVVAGGDTRFEIATAYDTAGIAIGASIACSGPCLTVVEKGPGWFAVEASAETLSRTTLGGWHEGTRINLERALKLGDELGGHLVSGHVDGVAEVVARRPEGDSLRLSFRPPAELFAFIAEKGSATIEGVSLTVNEVEDGCFGVNLIPHTQTETTLGELAPGDRVNMEIDMLARYVARLMENGPTWRKN; encoded by the coding sequence ATGTTCACGGGGATCATTACCGATGTCGGGCACGTGCGGACCGTGGTTGCCGGAGGCGATACGCGGTTCGAAATCGCCACCGCCTACGACACCGCGGGCATCGCGATCGGCGCGTCGATCGCATGTTCCGGCCCCTGCCTGACGGTCGTCGAAAAGGGGCCGGGCTGGTTTGCCGTCGAGGCGTCGGCCGAGACCTTGAGCCGTACGACCCTGGGCGGATGGCACGAGGGGACACGGATCAACCTGGAACGCGCGCTGAAACTGGGCGACGAACTGGGCGGACACCTCGTGTCGGGGCACGTCGACGGCGTGGCCGAGGTCGTGGCGCGGCGTCCCGAGGGGGACAGCCTGCGGCTTTCGTTCCGGCCGCCGGCGGAGCTGTTCGCCTTCATCGCGGAAAAGGGGTCGGCGACCATCGAGGGGGTCTCGCTGACGGTAAACGAAGTCGAGGACGGCTGCTTCGGGGTGAACCTCATCCCGCATACGCAGACCGAAACGACCCTCGGGGAGCTGGCGCCGGGCGATCGGGTCAACATGGAAATCGACATGCTGGCGCGGTACGTCGCCCGGCTGATGGAGAACGGACCGACGTGGCGAAAGAACTAG
- the ribB gene encoding 3,4-dihydroxy-2-butanone-4-phosphate synthase, whose translation MIEEARNGRMFILVDDEDRENEGDLCIPAQMATPEAINFMARFGRGLICLALTGERIKQLGIPMMPRASRSRQTTAFTVSIEAREGITTGISAPDRARTIAVAIDTSKGPEDIVTPGHIFPLEARDGGVLVRTGHTEASVDIARLAGLNASAVICEIMNDDGTMARLPDLVKFARHHGLKIGSIADLIAYRRRYDRLVEKMVESHLDSQYGGDFRLIVYRSKVNQAEHIALVKGNLDGPEPVLVRMHAVNIIEDVLGDRAHDRGGELHRAMRAIGAAGRGVIVIIRESRLSSVSDRIKKDQKDGFQPDSRELRDYGMGAQILLDLGVRDMVLLSNTPRTIVGLDGYGLRVIEQRPIPH comes from the coding sequence ATCATCGAGGAGGCGCGCAACGGCCGGATGTTCATCCTGGTCGACGACGAGGACCGCGAGAACGAAGGCGATCTCTGCATCCCGGCGCAGATGGCGACCCCCGAGGCGATCAACTTCATGGCCCGTTTCGGCCGCGGCCTGATCTGCCTCGCACTTACGGGCGAGCGCATCAAGCAGCTCGGCATCCCGATGATGCCGCGCGCGTCGCGCAGCCGGCAGACGACGGCGTTCACCGTGTCGATCGAGGCGCGGGAAGGGATCACCACGGGCATCTCGGCACCCGACCGCGCCCGCACCATCGCGGTGGCGATCGACACGTCCAAGGGGCCCGAGGACATCGTCACGCCCGGCCACATCTTCCCGCTGGAGGCCCGGGACGGCGGCGTGCTGGTCCGCACCGGCCACACCGAGGCGTCGGTCGACATCGCCCGGCTCGCCGGCCTTAACGCGTCCGCCGTGATCTGCGAGATCATGAACGACGACGGCACCATGGCGCGGCTGCCGGACCTGGTGAAGTTCGCGCGCCATCACGGGCTCAAGATCGGTTCGATCGCCGACCTCATCGCCTATCGCCGCCGCTACGACCGGCTGGTCGAGAAGATGGTCGAATCGCACCTGGACAGCCAGTATGGCGGCGATTTCCGGCTGATCGTCTACCGCAGCAAGGTCAACCAGGCTGAACACATCGCACTGGTGAAGGGCAATCTCGACGGGCCGGAGCCTGTGCTGGTGCGCATGCACGCGGTCAACATCATCGAGGACGTGCTGGGTGACCGCGCGCACGATCGCGGCGGCGAACTGCACCGTGCCATGCGCGCGATCGGCGCCGCCGGGCGGGGCGTCATCGTCATCATCCGCGAATCGCGTCTCAGTTCGGTCTCCGACCGGATCAAGAAGGATCAGAAGGACGGTTTCCAGCCCGACAGCCGCGAGCTGCGCGACTACGGCATGGGGGCCCAGATCCTCCTCGATCTCGGCGTCCGGGACATGGTGCTGCTGTCGAACACGCCGCGGACGATCGTGGGACTGGACGGCTACGGACTGCGCGTGATCGAGCAGCGACCGATCCCGCACTAG